A single genomic interval of Terriglobus albidus harbors:
- a CDS encoding TonB-dependent receptor yields the protein MTFGQRRKITRVFAFLLLFVTALTLPAQTGGTASLQGAITDPTGAAISGASVTLTNNDTKVARNTTTDSEGRYSLPNIPPGPYTLSVSATSFKGYSQTGLVLEVGSSITINPTLSVGTSTETVEVAASGVAVETESATYKQVIDQKRITELPLNGRQPTSLILLAGGSVNANNGDMVGSKNYITSVVISVAGSQGNYNNFLLDGGGHTDNFTNVNLPFPFPDALREFSVESNSLPARNGLHPGALVNAVTNSGSNQWHGSVFEFIRNNIINSTNFFSGGTKDTLKRNQFGGTFGGRILTDKAFFFFGYQGTRNRQVNTGTTSCIPTDAMLSGDFSQMPSPSQSSRNCRRAIADGGYLYDPATKNPISTTPGTTNYLKIPTSSLNQQALNLVKYLPSGLRGADGLVNVALPANYTEDQYIGRVDYTFNSNHQIFGRYYLTNYKQPNYYSPTNILLTTTAGNDQRVQSFTLGDTLTLTPHLVNSFHGTYSRRRNNRGPTSGGINATTLGVNFYNYVPVDLRLSVTNFFSAGCGTCSPGYFNVNTETFGDDIDWVKGRHQLALGGEYIRTGDNTNVGYLQNGNWSFNGNVSGGKFYPLPAAQTSSGEPIIDFLTGHMNTFGQSRAQQTTYRQNIISGYGQDTYHMTPKLTVSLGLRWEPMIYQTDKFGRGSVFDMAAFQAGTHSIVFPNAPAGVFYYGDPGIPKKFTNNRWNNFSPRVSLAYDLSGTGKTVFRAGGAIMYDSPNLYTSQRLTSNPPYTDEIDLTGDTLFANPWSGYPGGSPFPGVFPPDKTAIFPTSTLYIVMQRNVHTPTVNQWTASVQQDLGHGWMASISYLGNKNTHLWLGHAFNPAIYIQGNSNGSSGCGTLTPSTGLPGAGKPCSSTANQNNRTVLSLINQTQGQNFTPTAVLISDGFDSSYHGVIAAIQHRMSNNFSLLTNYTWSHCLSAGDAPGDVAGVFNQNPFNPRADRGACGFDVRHIFNTSIVASSHFASLHGIAGALANDWQLAPIIRILSGTPFNVTSGVDNSLSGQGLDRPNPVAGVSPYRGTKITPASRGYLNPAAFTQNATGTFGTLERNAVRGPKYYNVDASLTRVFPVHERLNFQLRFEAFNMFNHPYFGPTPFNNSPFTLTLSSGTFGNANAAADPRVFQAAAKFTF from the coding sequence ATGACTTTTGGCCAACGACGTAAGATAACGCGTGTTTTTGCGTTCCTTCTTCTCTTCGTGACTGCACTCACACTCCCCGCACAGACCGGCGGTACCGCCAGTCTACAGGGAGCGATTACCGATCCCACAGGCGCCGCCATCTCCGGCGCTAGTGTCACGCTCACGAACAACGACACGAAAGTCGCGCGTAACACCACTACAGACTCAGAGGGTCGTTACTCGCTGCCCAACATCCCGCCGGGACCCTATACCCTGAGCGTCTCAGCAACTTCCTTCAAGGGCTACTCGCAGACAGGCCTCGTCCTCGAGGTCGGAAGCAGCATCACCATCAATCCCACGCTCAGCGTCGGTACATCGACCGAGACGGTTGAAGTAGCCGCTTCCGGAGTTGCGGTCGAAACCGAATCGGCAACTTACAAACAGGTCATCGATCAGAAGCGCATCACCGAATTGCCTTTGAATGGACGCCAGCCAACCTCTCTGATATTGCTTGCCGGAGGATCTGTCAATGCAAACAACGGCGACATGGTGGGCTCCAAGAACTACATCACTTCGGTGGTTATTTCGGTGGCCGGCTCCCAGGGAAACTACAATAATTTTCTGCTCGATGGCGGCGGACACACCGACAACTTCACCAACGTAAATCTTCCTTTCCCCTTCCCCGATGCGCTACGCGAATTCTCGGTAGAATCCAACTCGCTTCCAGCACGCAACGGCCTGCATCCGGGAGCCCTGGTCAATGCCGTTACAAACTCCGGCTCAAATCAGTGGCACGGGTCGGTCTTCGAGTTCATCCGCAATAACATCATCAACTCCACGAACTTCTTTTCCGGTGGCACGAAAGACACGCTCAAGCGTAACCAGTTCGGCGGCACCTTCGGCGGAAGAATCCTTACCGACAAGGCCTTCTTCTTCTTTGGCTACCAAGGAACCCGCAACCGCCAGGTAAACACCGGAACAACCTCCTGTATCCCGACCGACGCAATGTTGAGCGGTGACTTCAGCCAGATGCCCTCACCCAGTCAGAGCAGCAGAAATTGCCGTCGTGCCATTGCGGATGGCGGATACCTGTACGATCCGGCAACTAAAAACCCGATCTCCACGACTCCAGGCACGACAAACTATCTGAAGATCCCGACCAGCAGCCTGAATCAGCAGGCTCTCAACCTGGTGAAGTATCTTCCATCCGGCCTGCGGGGAGCAGACGGCCTGGTCAATGTCGCTCTGCCGGCGAACTATACGGAAGACCAGTACATTGGTCGCGTGGACTATACCTTCAATAGCAACCACCAGATCTTCGGACGCTACTATCTGACCAACTACAAGCAGCCAAACTACTATTCACCCACCAATATCCTGCTGACGACAACCGCCGGCAACGATCAGCGCGTCCAGTCATTCACCCTGGGCGACACGCTCACGCTGACGCCGCACCTGGTCAATAGCTTCCATGGAACCTACTCACGCCGGCGCAACAATCGCGGACCGACATCCGGCGGTATCAACGCAACCACGCTTGGTGTGAACTTCTACAACTACGTCCCGGTGGACCTACGCCTGTCCGTCACGAACTTCTTCTCGGCCGGGTGTGGAACTTGCTCTCCCGGATACTTTAATGTGAATACCGAGACCTTCGGTGATGACATCGACTGGGTCAAAGGAAGGCATCAGCTTGCGCTTGGCGGCGAATACATCCGCACAGGAGATAACACCAACGTAGGTTATCTGCAGAATGGCAACTGGAGCTTCAACGGCAATGTCAGTGGAGGAAAGTTCTACCCTCTTCCCGCTGCCCAGACCAGCTCCGGCGAACCCATCATTGACTTTCTCACCGGGCACATGAACACCTTCGGTCAAAGCCGAGCGCAACAGACAACCTATCGTCAGAACATCATCAGCGGTTACGGGCAAGACACCTATCACATGACGCCGAAGCTCACCGTCAGCCTGGGCCTGCGCTGGGAACCGATGATCTATCAAACCGATAAGTTCGGACGCGGCTCAGTCTTTGACATGGCGGCATTTCAGGCCGGCACCCACAGCATTGTCTTTCCGAATGCGCCAGCCGGTGTCTTCTACTACGGAGATCCTGGAATACCCAAGAAGTTCACCAACAATCGCTGGAACAACTTCTCGCCCCGCGTTTCACTCGCCTATGATCTGTCCGGCACCGGCAAGACTGTCTTCCGCGCCGGCGGAGCCATCATGTACGATTCGCCGAACCTGTATACGTCACAGCGTCTCACCTCGAATCCTCCCTATACGGACGAGATCGATCTGACTGGCGATACACTCTTCGCGAATCCATGGTCCGGATATCCCGGCGGTAGTCCCTTCCCAGGAGTCTTTCCTCCGGATAAGACCGCAATCTTTCCGACCAGCACGCTCTACATCGTGATGCAGCGGAATGTTCACACACCAACCGTGAATCAGTGGACGGCCTCCGTGCAGCAGGATCTTGGCCATGGCTGGATGGCTTCCATCAGCTATCTAGGCAACAAGAACACGCACCTTTGGCTTGGTCACGCATTCAACCCGGCGATCTATATTCAAGGTAATTCAAATGGCAGCTCGGGATGCGGAACACTAACCCCAAGCACTGGCCTGCCTGGCGCAGGCAAGCCCTGCTCCTCCACGGCCAATCAAAACAACCGCACTGTGCTGTCTTTGATCAATCAGACCCAGGGGCAAAACTTTACTCCGACGGCTGTACTCATCTCCGACGGCTTTGATTCCAGCTATCACGGCGTCATTGCTGCAATTCAGCACCGCATGTCCAATAACTTCAGCCTTCTTACCAACTACACCTGGTCGCACTGCCTCTCCGCCGGTGACGCACCCGGTGACGTTGCAGGCGTCTTCAACCAGAATCCCTTCAACCCGCGCGCCGACCGTGGCGCCTGCGGCTTCGATGTACGTCACATCTTCAATACTTCGATCGTGGCATCGTCACACTTTGCTTCGCTTCACGGCATTGCAGGGGCGTTGGCGAATGACTGGCAGCTTGCACCAATTATTCGCATTCTGAGCGGCACGCCATTCAATGTGACCTCCGGCGTTGATAATTCTCTTTCTGGACAAGGGCTTGACCGTCCGAACCCAGTGGCCGGAGTATCCCCATATCGCGGAACGAAGATTACCCCTGCCTCTCGCGGCTATCTGAATCCGGCAGCCTTCACTCAGAATGCCACCGGTACCTTCGGAACACTGGAGCGCAATGCCGTTCGGGGACCGAAGTACTACAACGTCGATGCCTCTCTGACACGTGTCTTCCCTGTTCATGAGCGGCTCAACTTCCAACTCCGCTTCGAAGCATTCAATATGTTCAACCATCCCTACTTCGGTCCTACCCCATTCAATAACTCGCCCTTTACGCTCACCCTGAGTTCGGGAACCTTCGGCAACGCTAATGCTGCCGCCGATCCTCGCGTCTTCCAGGCTGCGGCAAAGTTCACCTTCTAA